A stretch of the Conger conger chromosome 3, fConCon1.1, whole genome shotgun sequence genome encodes the following:
- the ovol1a gene encoding putative transcription factor Ovo-like 1a, with amino-acid sequence MPRAFLVKKASVSPGKRNWSEVPDHERGDIYIPVSIVRPHFTEESEASPAESAHFFSQRHDLGRQTLVPERAPHTLTHTAELPSSSAQGQGPSPEPEYQHGAEDSTYIRSKIKVTSGELPCVVPASSSPAAQGTPAFACQVCQKTFQFQRMLNRHLKCHNETKRHPCDFCGKGFNDTFDLKRHVRTHTGVRPYKCSLCDKAFTQRCSLESHMKKIHGVTQQYAYKERRSKLYVCEECGHTASTQETLLLHLHTLHPHSALLRGKGRKLTAGTDRESLSSGSPLSQHCHDSDDAGSGGR; translated from the exons ATGCCCCGAGCCTTCCTGGTGAAAAAGGCGAGTGTTTCGCCCGGCAAGCGGAATTGGAGCGAGGTCCCAGACCATGAACGTGGAGACATTTACATACCAG TTTCTATAGTCCGTCCTCACTTCACGGAGGAGTCTGAAGCCAGTCCTGCAGAGTCCGCTCACTTCTTCTCCCAGCGCCATGACCTCGGCCGGCAGACCCTGGTGCCCGAGCGcgctcctcacacactcacacacacggcgGAGCTGCCCTCCAGCAGTGCGCAGGGGCAGGGGCCCAGCCCAGAGCCCGAGTACCAGCACGGGGCCGAGGACAGCACTTACATCCGCTCCAAGATCAAG GTGACGTCAGGTGAGCTTCCGTGCGTGGTGCCGGCCTCCAGCAGCCCGGCGGCCCAGGGAACGCCTGCGTTCGCATGTCAGGTGTGTCAGAAGACCTTCCAGTTCCAGCGCATGTTGAACCGACACCTCAAGTGCCACAACGAGACCAAGAGACACCCGTGCGATTTCTGCGGGAAGGGCTTCAACGACACTTTCGACCTCAAGAGGCACGTGCGAACCCACACTG GCGTGAGGCCCTACAAGTGCAGCCTGTGCGACAAGGCCTTCACCCAGCGCTGCTCGCTGGAGTCGCACATGAAGAAGATCCACGGCGTCACGCAGCAGTACGCCTACAAGGAGCGCCGCAGCAAGCTGTACGTGTGCGAGGAGTGTGGCCACACCGCCTCCACCCAGGAGACGCTGCTGCTCCACCTGCACACCCTCCACCCGCACAGCGCCCTGCTCCGGGGCAAGGGCCGAAAGCTGACGGCCGGGACCGACCGCGAGTCCCTGTCCTCCGGCTCCCCACTGTCCCAGCACTGTCACGACAGCGACGACGCGGGGTCGGGGGGGAGGTAG